From a single Prionailurus bengalensis isolate Pbe53 chromosome A1, Fcat_Pben_1.1_paternal_pri, whole genome shotgun sequence genomic region:
- the STOML3 gene encoding stomatin-like protein 3, translating to MDPGASSPEKLDKENLVGISSKRLGVCGWILFSLSVLLMIITFPISIWMCLKIIKEYERAVVFRLGRIQADKARGPGLILVLPCIDVFVKVDLRTVTCNIPPQEILTRDSVTTQVDGVVYYRIHSAVSAVANVNDVHQATFLLAQTTLRNVLGTQTLSQILAGREEIAHSIQTLLDDATELWGIRVARVEIKDVRIPMQLQRSMAAEAEATREARARVLAAEGEMNASKSLKSASLVLAESPIALQLRYLQTLTTVATEKNSTIVFPLPMNILEGIGGVSYNDHKKVPDRA from the exons ATGGATCCTGGGGCATCTTCCCCCGAGAAGCTGGATAAAGAGAATTTAGTGG GCATCAGCAGTAAACGGCTTGGTGTCTGTGGCTGGATCCTGTTTTCCCTTTCTGTCCTGTTGATGATCATTACCTTCCCCATCTCCATATGGATGTGCTTGAAG ATCATTAAGGAGTATGAACGTGCTGTTGTATTCCGACTGGGACGCATCCAAGCTGACAAAGCCAGAGGGCCAG gctTGATCCTGGTCCTGCCCTGCATCGACGTGTTTGTCAAAGTTGATCTCCGAACTGTTACCTGCAACATTCCTCCACAAGAG ATCCTCACCAGAGACTCTGTGACTACCCAAGTGGATGGAGTCGTCTATTACAGAATCCATAGTGCTGTCTCTGCAGTGGCTAACGTCAACGATGTCCACCAAGCCACGTTTCTGTTGGCTCAGACGACTCTGAGAAATGTCTTAGGGACGCAGACCTTGTCCCAAATCTTAGCTGGCCGAGAGGAGATTGCCCACAGCATCCAG ACCTTACTTGATGATGCCACCGAGCTGTGGGGGATCCGGGTGGCCCGAGTGGAAATCAAAGACGTCCGGATTCCCATGCAGTTACAGAGATCCATGGCAGCCGAGGCAGAGGCGACCCGGGAAGCCAGGGCCAGG GTCCttgcagcagaaggagaaatgaaTGCTTCCAAATCTCTGAAGTCAGCCTCCCTGGTGCTGGCCGAGTCCCCCATAGCCCTGCAGCTGCGTTACCTGCAAACCTTAACCACCGTAGCCACAGAGAAGAATTCCACCATTGTGTTTCCTCTGCCCATGAATATCCTGGAGGGCATTGGTGGTGTCAGCTACAACGACCACAAGAAGGTTCCTGACAGAGCCTGA